The Cydia amplana chromosome 1, ilCydAmpl1.1, whole genome shotgun sequence DNA segment AGCAGACGATGTCGAAAAATTAGTTAATACAATTAGTAAAAGCCTACAGACGCCGCAGAGGTATATAATGCTGTATAATAGCTCTCTAGCTAGACTCCATCTAGAATTTACTTTGTACCAAACTTTTCTACCTAATGGCATTACAATGGCGACATTTGCCAGACATATTAAACTTACCAAAACATCTTAACTTGCCCCATTAAGAAATTACAATAAAGCAAAGGTAATAGGCCTAtaattgttaacattaaaacacaATGACTTATTCCGTATGCACATCatctttacaaaaacaacaaaactgctTAGAGTACACACAcaatagtgcgacagtgacaactGCGTTTCGTTccctacggagcgttaacgatggcacgttggctacgcaccctgatGTGTCTATTAGGTGTTGACGTGTATTTCGTTATTTTTCCCTTTCCTGTTGTTATTGAGGAGAACTTCTAACGTTAATAGTTTATCTTTTCCTTATTTCTATCGACATTttcgtataataatatatttatgaaatcATCATTTTTGATGAGAATAAGCTTTTAATGTAGGTAGAATTCCGTGGGATAACTATGATAACAACTGTGTGCTGTGCTGATGATAacaacgggtgctgtttgtggagactggtttATTTAAGCTaccacgagctattatatttagtaattttattttgaggataattacatggacacacctcattcggttctcggatgctattttatttttattatcattttctctcttaatgaatgttttaattagctatacaggattttgactcttggagaccctatacatctctaaggataatttgattaagtatatattgtaatcttttagttatgacacttagagacatttacacctctaaataattttagattatagtttttgtatctttgtggtttatttaaatactattattatagtttttttttgtaattctgagactttatacatctctatgttgtATTTCATAATTCTGCCGTGCTAACAACATATGCAGTAATCGCAGTTGAAAAGTcatgcaattgtttatcttgttctctttgaataagttctttatttaaacgatgattttcatgcaagtactgcacttactattagcagggcagaattgttgatgtgttttttttgctgtatgtaaatgtgtgtagtgcccttgtggcctatttgctgaataaatgttgatgttgatgttgatgttgacataatttgttttaattgttttaattttaaaatgtgttcATTTGTTATATagaactcatttttttttaatgtttggaATCCAGCGTTTGGAatacatacacaattacacactccggtatttttattattattatgattccGTGAATGGGCATATGCAATTCCTGGAATTCATAAATGTACTCGAGccgatatttaaataaaataaataaacatttcggGACAATCtcacacaaatcgacctagtcccacagtaagttaATAAAGCTTGTGTTGCGGCTACTAGACAatgatatatgtgacgttccacggcaaaaggtaccttatggcacttggcgcttacgtcgcatagcgccgcaataataatagcgcgcggcggcggagcggcgttaataatagcgtaagcgccaacggccataaggtatccgtgggacgtcacatattatatatgtaaataggtacttaaatccaTAGAACACATCCAActtaggagaaaaaaaaaatacctgcgACTGATTCCATTCCACCCGTGAACGCCTGTTTCCtgggcagggtcactaccgaatAAGCTAGGCCGTTATTCCGGTAAAGAATAAGtacactatttttgttactagtcaaaatattttttcaatctGTGTCGTGTCACGTGAATAGTTATGTTAGAAATATAGCAATGTAATTGCACCTTTGTGGTGGTTTATTATTTGTGTCGTTGACAtgtagtttttaaaatagaCTTCCGGCTTCCGGTATTCGACTCTTATGTCACTCACAGTGTCTAACTCTTGCTAATATGAGTAATATGTAATGGCGATtctcatataaaataaaactcacatattcaatataaactgttttctttatttaattccatCAGGTTATGGGCCCTGGCACATAttcctttaaaaaatatataaagaatTCAGGAAGTTCAACGCCGAAAGAAATGTGTCGGCGGTCGGTATAAAAGTGAGGTTTGGTACGGACGCCATTGttggaataaaaataatttattacttgCTCGGCTGAAAGAGCAAGGGAGGACAGCAAGATGGATTTAAATCTCAATACAAATAACAACTTGATAAAGTTGGAAGGATCCAGTAATTGGAATATATGGAAATTTCAAACCACCGTTTTATTGCGAGGTCAAAATTGGTTGGACATTGTCGAGGGAAAGAGCGTAAAACCCGAAGAAGCTGGTAGTGCTCGAACTACTTGGGAAACAAAAGATGCGAAGGCTCAAGCCTTGTTGGTTACGCGTATGAAGGAGAATGCCATGCTGCATATTATATCATGTTCAACCTCGGCTGAAATGTGGAAGAAACTGCAGAGTGTTTATGAGCAAAAGACGGAAACTAGTATCCACATCGTATAGCAacggttctttcaatttaaaTACGAATCAGGGACTGCGATGTCTACATTCCTATCAAAGATCCAGGAAATGCAGAATCAGCTCAAACAGATGGGCGAAGAAGTCTCTGATAAGTTCGTTATTACGAAAGTTTTAATGTCGCTGGCTGATGAGTATAAACACTTTGTATCCGCTTGGGAGTCTGCCCCTGATGACAAGCAAACCATGGATAACTTGGTGGCGAGATTACTGGTAGAAGAAGAGAGAGTAAAAGAAAAAGGCGAAGCGCCAACCCCGTCCTCGTCAGCTTTCATAGCgaagaataaaaataatgcaAAGTGCATGAAGTGTAATAGACTTGGACATTATGCCAGTGAGTGTAGAAGCAACAATAGTAACAACAAGAGTGAAGGACATAATAACAAGTGTTTCTACTGTGGTAAAGGGGGACATAACAAAGCACAGTGTTGGTTTAGGAAGAACAAAGAACAGAAGAAAAGTAACGCGTTTGTGGTGTCTGATTCGCTAGAACCACATAATAAGACTCTTTTTCTGGTTGATTCCGGATCGAGTGAACATATATGCCGCGAACGTGCACTATTTTCCACGTTTACTAGCGCAAATAGTGAATGGAAAGTCGAAGTTGGTAATGGTGTGGGACTTAGTGTGCTAGGACATGCTCACTAAAGCCCTAAACAGGGAGTTGCTCACACGGTTTCTTGTGATGTGTGGTATGCATAAcatttaagtttgtttttaatgAATTTGTGGAGAATACttattaagtttttaaagtGTAATTACATTGAGAAGGGGTGTTAGAAATATAGCAATGTAATTGCACCTTTGTGGTGGTTTATTATTTGTGTCGTTGACAtgtagtttttaaaatagaCTTCCGCCTTCCGGCATTCGACTTTTATGTCACTCGTGTCTAACTCTTGCTAATATGAGTATTATGTAATGGCGATtctcatataaaataaaactcacatattcaatataaactgttttctttatttaattccatCAAGTTACAACATGATTGCGGCATGAATTGCAGGAATAATGATTCTGGATCTAAACTAAGCCATTACGACTATTAGGGATCTGTCTCAACGTTCAGGGATGGTTTCATCAAGGTGGTTGACGATAGCGGATATTACTATTGCGATGATTCCGGCAACGGATGTGACGAGGGTAGTAAATGTTAAAATTATAACGTCGACGTCGACTTCGCTTCTTGCAGGTTATctgaccaggcggtctagcataagttgcgttctcgcgcgcgagtccatacttgaaatcGCGCTAGAagtgctagcatgagttgtgtTCTCGCGCGTGAGCTGTCCCATACTTACAAACacattttatttcatgtatCAGAATTAATTTTTCTGTGTTTTCGATGTTGCCGATGATCATTTTTataagcaattttttttaacgttTGTCACTGAAAAAGGAACTCATATACTTACCTGGACATtttcagaaaaattgtattcgTACGGGACAATGGAATACTTCATGTAAGCAATTTCTATAACGCTTAAAAAGATATACTACGTAATTGGTACTTAGTCTTCAACCACccacgtgtatatttttcacaaaCTAATCTAAACG contains these protein-coding regions:
- the LOC134655497 gene encoding uncharacterized protein LOC134655497 produces the protein MSTFLSKIQEMQNQLKQMGEEVSDKFVITKVLMSLADEYKHFVSAWESAPDDKQTMDNLVARLLVEEERVKEKGEAPTPSSSAFIAKNKNNAKCMKCNRLGHYASECRSNNSNNKSEGHNNKCFYCGKGGHNKAQCWFRKNKEQKKSNAFVVSDSLEPHNKTLFLVDSGSSEHICRERALFSTFTSANSEWKVEVGNGVGLSVLGHAH